The genomic interval GAAATTCAGTACACGACATTTCCAGGTTCTCTACTCACATCGGTCTCATGCCTCCAACTGAGGTATTTCTCGATAAATTATGGCTTATTTTTTCATCTTCCCAGGTGTGTAGCCGTGTGCTGAAACTGGCCCCTTGGGGTATTCAAAGTATGTCACAAACATAGCCAAAAGGCTCTGGACCTCATGAGCCACCAGGCACCCACAGGCCTCTTGGGTGTGGAGAGCTCAATAGAAATGACCCAGGTACCTGGTCAGTGGCCTCCTAGACTTTAGCCTATTacatttttctgtctgtctctggtggTTAGACTGAGACCCACCAGAACCTACTGCCTTAACCAAAGACCAAATGAAAGATCTTCCAGTAGCCAGATCACAACTGGAAGTTGGAAGGTCACTTGTGTAATTTCTATACAATTTTGTAATTTGGGAACAGCATTAGAACCAATTAGAGGGAATATAGGGGTCACCATTTCTTCAGAAATTACCCATCGTCCCCTTGAAAATTGAGCCTTACTGGCACTGTGCCTACTGCATGTCAGATACTGTGCCAACAGCATTTCTACAAAGCTGACAGCAGCACCGAGTCCAGAGAGCTGCTCCTCTGTACCCACTCGCTCACACTTTCCTCATAAACCGCCTGGCATGACCTCTGCAGCAACAGCATCGAGCCTTCGTATCCCAGGCAACCCTGGCTCTGCTGGCCACCACTgacctctttccttttcctccctacACCAGAGGCAGCACCTACTTGAGCAGAGACCAGGGCCCTGCTGTTGGCTTGACAGCTGTCTTcaagtgcacacagacacagtttTCCTCAGATGCTTGAGGAGCTgtcaggcaggaggatgacaaggTTTATTCCGTAACTAAATCTGCTTGCTCCTGCGACCCTAACATGGCTCCAGCCTCGTCAATCCCTGTGCAGACCACCGTGCAGCTGTCTGACTAACAGCTTTCTCCATGGCCTGCTTGCCTGTCCAGTCTTGCTCCCTTTAATCCTTCTCCAGGAGCCCAAGCGATATGTTTAAATGGTGAATATGATCACGCCCGCCTCACTTAAACTTTGTAATGCTTTGCTTCGCCTTAGGATAAACTCTGAGCCTCTGAGCTGCTCTACGGCCCAGCCCTCGCTCCACTTCCCAGCTGCAACCTCACCCAGCCTCACTCTTGCCAAAAGCTACTTACTCTCCCACCTCCAGGCATGCAACCcactcccctccctttcctcctattTAGCTGACCTGTCCTGGGGCCACCTAGATGTCATTTTCTTCCGAGTCTAGACTAGGATTCTTACATTCTCCACAAGTATTCCAGGTTTAAACTACGCTCTTGTCATTTGTCTTCTAGTCTGTTTATACATCTTTCTCCAGACAAGACGCTCCTTGAAGGCTACGGCTCTTATCTCTACCCAGGCCAGGGACGCCTGAGAAACACTCAATCACTACTGAGTGGTGAAATGTGGACTTCTTGCTAGCGGCTGACCCACCCACCTCCGAGAGCTCCAGAGAGCATCCACACGGACAGCGGGTGAGGAGGGTCTTCAGTCAGAGCCCCTTCCTACTCAGCTCAATTCCTAgctttggttagattcactcacAAGATAACCCATCTGGGTCAGAGCCTCTGTTCCGAGCCTACTGAGGCCTTGGCTATGTCACAGCCTCCCCGAGCTCCTGTCAAACAGCCTACTTCATTACTCTGTCAGAACTACATGGGATCATGTATGCTCAAGTACCTTGTAAAACCTTCAGTAGGCTGATGACGACTCTCTGTGGTGAAACGCATGCCTGACACTCAGGGGGCCCTGGGCTCTCTCCAGTATCTCAAAATAAACATCAAACAGATTAGAAAGTCAAACCAAGTCTTGTCACACACTCTTCTTCAGGATGTGCAGCTTCAGTGAACAATTAAACTCAGTAACTGCATTAGAAGACACAGTGCCACAGGTAAACATTCAGTGCTCAGGCAGAACCCAGAACCAGATCATCAGCCCCAGGCCCCGCTGCTGAGTAAAGGAAAAGGCGCCAGCCAATGGGAGGAGCGCACCTGCTGAGGGCACAGCAGGGAAAGGCCAGGTCCCAGCAGCAGGGAGACCCTTGAAGCAGACTACTTGGACAAGGGAGACAGGGCCTAAACCTCCTAAGTCATTTCAAGTCAGCAGAAACCAAACTAGACACACTCAAACCCTCCCTTGATTAAGCTTCAAGTCAGGTCAGGTACAGCActgcatgcccccccccccccccccccccgacaggACAAACCCAACACAACACTGAacgacttttttctttttaatgaggaACCAGGGGGACGCGCTGCTTATCCTCTGCAACAGTCTAGAGCAGGTCGCCAGGCCCAGGATGGAGACGGTGTCAGAGGTACTGCAGTGGGCTTTGCTGAACTTGCAGAAAGGCCAGGAGGAAAGACAACGGTGGCAATAGACGTTGGCAAGAACTAGTGTTAGCCAACTACAGTTGGAgcaagctctctctctccttccaaccCCTCTTGAGACTGGAGTGTGCCAGCAGCCAGAGACTGTGCCTGAAGGGCAGGATGTAGCCATGCGGTCGGACCCTGGTCCACTCAGCATCTCTTCACTTGCCTGCCCTCCATTCCTCTTGCCGCTTCGTGATTAGGTATTTGAAAAATTCATACACAGACCATGCGATGGCTGTGGAGGGGATCTGGTAAATTACTCTGGCCTGCACCCCTCGGAAGTAAGCAGTCACCCCGCCTACTTGATAGACCGTCCTGAAGGCACTAGCCATGCCTGTGATGTGTCCAGTAAtatttgagttcaaagccagggaTTCCTGGGTGTTGAGCAGTGTTTTGCAAACGTCCAGTGGGGTTGTGGCAGCGGCAGCTACTGCTCCTGCACAGGCTCCACAGAGCACATGGGAGCTAGGGTTGTACCGTCTCTGGGGGTTAACATGCTCCTGCAGAAGCTCATAGGTCATGAAGTGAATGGCTTGGAAGGGAACATTCATGGTCAGCTGGGTCGTGTAGCTGCGGTAAAAGGCCCCGGCCCCTTCATTTTGCCACACTGCCCGAACACAGTCTGTCACCCGGTGGTACGGTGAGTTGTACATCTGCATCCTCTGCTTGACGACTGAGTGCCaccagaaggaagaagggcaaaaCGAAGACAGCCACCAGCCAGTGACATCCCAATTCAGGGTTCCAAGTCAGCAGATCAGCCAATGGGACGGGGAGAAAACAAAGGATGATGAGTTTCCTTAGAGTCTGTATTTCTCTTATTGTAGGGAGGACGGGGCGGGAAAGGGttaataagaaaaatttttaaatgagccCATTCCTAGTAGGATTTCTTTAAAACCAAACAGCTAACACCCGGCATATCTACAGTTTAGTAACCTCAGAGGGTCTCTGTGAAATGAAGACCTCTTATTATTATCTTAACCTTTCTCAAccacagatggctcagtggcagagcatgcCGCAGTGAACGGTCCTACAATTCTGTCCCTGAGAAGGGAGGCAAAAGAAAATGCTACCATGAAAAACTACAATTCTTACTCGAAAAGTGCTGCCTTCAGTTTCTGAACATTTCTTATTCCATTAGACACA from Arvicanthis niloticus isolate mArvNil1 chromosome 1, mArvNil1.pat.X, whole genome shotgun sequence carries:
- the Slc25a28 gene encoding mitoferrin-2 isoform X4, which codes for MGFPAHLSPGRSTAFPMDGGEEKQPNQTLRLDWKQTRMQSLQPDPAARYRNVLEALWRIMRTEGLWRPMRGLNVTATGAGPAHALYFACYEKLKKTLSDVIHPGGNSHIANVFLSFAGAAGCVATLLHDAAMNPAEVVKQRMQMYNSPYHRVTDCVRAVWQNEGAGAFYRSYTTQLTMNVPFQAIHFMTYELLQEHVNPQRRYNPSSHVLCGACAGAVAAAATTPLDVCKTLLNTQESLALNSNITGHITGMASAFRTVYQVGGVTAYFRGVQARVIYQIPSTAIAWSVYEFFKYLITKRQEEWRAGK
- the Slc25a28 gene encoding mitoferrin-2 isoform X5, whose amino-acid sequence is MVLSLPVLVPTPPTLWALLLSVFPSLAWFGAAALGWGAAGCVATLLHDAAMNPAEVVKQRMQMYNSPYHRVTDCVRAVWQNEGAGAFYRSYTTQLTMNVPFQAIHFMTYELLQEHVNPQRRYNPSSHVLCGACAGAVAAAATTPLDVCKTLLNTQESLALNSNITGHITGMASAFRTVYQVGGVTAYFRGVQARVIYQIPSTAIAWSVYEFFKYLITKRQEEWRAGK
- the Slc25a28 gene encoding mitoferrin-2 isoform X6 — translated: MPGAAGCVATLLHDAAMNPAEVVKQRMQMYNSPYHRVTDCVRAVWQNEGAGAFYRSYTTQLTMNVPFQAIHFMTYELLQEHVNPQRRYNPSSHVLCGACAGAVAAAATTPLDVCKTLLNTQESLALNSNITGHITGMASAFRTVYQVGGVTAYFRGVQARVIYQIPSTAIAWSVYEFFKYLITKRQEEWRAGK
- the Slc25a28 gene encoding mitoferrin-2 isoform X3; the protein is MNVTQIPSLRMGFPAHLSPGRSTAFPMDGGEEKQPNQTLRLDWKQTRMQSLQPDPAARYRNVLEALWRIMRTEGLWRPMRGLNVTATGAGPAHALYFACYEKLKKTLSDVIHPGGNSHIANVFLSFAGAAGCVATLLHDAAMNPAEVVKQRMQMYNSPYHRVTDCVRAVWQNEGAGAFYRSYTTQLTMNVPFQAIHFMTYELLQEHVNPQRRYNPSSHVLCGACAGAVAAAATTPLDVCKTLLNTQESLALNSNITGHITGMASAFRTVYQVGGVTAYFRGVQARVIYQIPSTAIAWSVYEFFKYLITKRQEEWRAGK
- the Slc25a28 gene encoding mitoferrin-2 isoform X7, whose translation is MNPAEVVKQRMQMYNSPYHRVTDCVRAVWQNEGAGAFYRSYTTQLTMNVPFQAIHFMTYELLQEHVNPQRRYNPSSHVLCGACAGAVAAAATTPLDVCKTLLNTQESLALNSNITGHITGMASAFRTVYQVGGVTAYFRGVQARVIYQIPSTAIAWSVYEFFKYLITKRQEEWRAGK